The following coding sequences lie in one Micropterus dolomieu isolate WLL.071019.BEF.003 ecotype Adirondacks linkage group LG15, ASM2129224v1, whole genome shotgun sequence genomic window:
- the chrm3a gene encoding muscarinic acetylcholine receptor M3, translating into MSSNSTDPGLFLTANTSPPAAGAYPQSNALHQGGTGGAPWLVFHVNNLDDNSSSTSKLLNLTSESQNGNRTAALDPFGGHPVWQVVLIVLLTGMLSLVTIIGNILVVVSFKVNRQLKTVNNYFLLSLAVADLIIGVISMNLYTAYIVMGYWAMGNWACDLWLAIDYVASNASVMNLLVISFDRYFSITRPLTYRAKRTTKRAGIMIGLAWFVSLVLWAPAILLWQYFEGQRTVPSDECYIQFLSQPTITFCTAIAAFYLPVTIMSILYWLIYKETQNRSKELAGLQGSGGRGGIGGRSGNGAGETARFVHQTGSSRSCSSYELTRLSQRKSRCQELVGRFRCWPGVRSWRPGSTRQAEGDPDQSSSDSWNNNDAAISLDHSGSSEDEDCGSREMISQSHAIFSIVLSLPGIKAAVNSQLTSCEDLDAASEEDPLRGAEYNRDSLSTVTTNTTAATTPDGAINSENSYHQRFCSRKIQSVPTIQAISNQGSLYGPPTTTTTATNSTTTSTTTKSPSVPMSFKEAALAKRFASRARTQITKRKRMSLVKEKKAAQTLSAILFAFIITWTPYNIMVLINAFCKVCIPETLWAVGYWLCYVNSTVNPMCYALCNKTFRTTFKMILLCRWDQKKRRKQQFQQRQSVVFHRRIPRESM; encoded by the coding sequence ATGAGCTCAAACAGCACAGACCCTGGTCTCTTCCTGACTGCCAACACCTCACCTCCAGCAGCCGGAGCCTACCCACAATCCAATGCTCTCCACCAAGGAGGAACTGGAGGAGCACCTTGGTTGGTTTTTCATGTGAATAACCTGGATGATAATTCCTCTTCCACCAGCAAACTCTTAAACCTCACCTCAGAATCACAAAATGGGAACAGAACTGCGGCCCTTGATCCCTTTGGTGGCCACCCTGTGTGGCAGGTTGTTCTCATTGTCTTGTTGACAGGCATGCTGTCACTGGTCACCATCATCGGCAACATCCTGGTTGTGGTATCCTTCAAGGTTAATCGCCAGCTAAAGACGGTCAATAACTACTTCTTGCTGAGCTTAGCTGTGGCTGACCTCATCATAGGGGTCATCTCCATGAACCTCTACACAGCTTATATTGTGATGGGCTACTGGGCCATGGGCAACTGGGCATGCGACCTGTGGCTGGCTATAGACTATGTAGCCAGCAATGCATCAGTTATGAACCTGCTGGTCATCAGCTTTGATCGCTACTTTTCAATCACCAGGCCTTTGACCTACCGGGCCAAACGTACCACAAAGCGAGCTGGGATCATGATTGGCCTAGCTTGGTTTGTTTCTCTTGTTCTGTGGGCCCCAGCCATTCTACTATGGCAGTATTTTGAGGGTCAAAGGACAGTGCCCTCAGATGAATGCTACATTCAGTTCCTCTCACAGCCCACTATAACATTCTGTACAGCTATTGCAGCTTTCTACCTGCCTGTGACAATAATGAGTATTCTCTACTGGCTCATTTACAAGGAGACCCAGAACCGTTCAAAAGAGTTAGCTGGATTGCAGGGTTCTGGGGGTCGTGGTGGGATAGGAGGAAGAAGTGGAAATGGTGCAGGAGAGACGGCCCGTTTTGTCCATCAGACAGGAAGTTCTAGAAGTTGCAGTAGCTACGAGCTGACCAGGTTGTCCCAGAGAAAGAGCAGATGTCAGGAGCTGGTTGGCCGCTTCCGCTGCTGGCCTGGGGTTCGTTCTTGGAGACCTGGTAGTACCCGGCAGGCGGAGGGTGATCCAGACCAGAGCAGCAGCGACAGCTGGAACAACAATGATGCTGCGATCTCATTGGACCACTCTGGCTCTTCAGAGGATGAGGACTGTGGGAGCAGAGAGATGATTTCCCAGAGTCATGCTATTTTCTCCATTGTTCTCAGCCTGCCTGGTATAAAGGCTGCTGTCAACTCCCAACTCACCTCATGTGAAGATCTGGATGCAGCCTCAGAGGAGGATCCCCTCAGGGGAGCAGAATATAACCGGGACAGCCTCTCAACAGTCACCACCAACACCACTGCCGCCACTACTCCCGATGGAGCAATCAATTCAGAAAATAGCTACCACCAACGCTTCTGCTCACGCAAGATTCAATCAGTGCCTACCATCCAGGCTATCTCTAACCAAGGCTCTCTGTATGGTCCACCAACAACTACTACCACTGCCACCAACAGTACTACCACCAGCACCACCACTAAATCCCCCTCTGTCCCAATGTCCTTCAAAGAGGCAGCTCTGGCAAAGCGTTTTGCATCCAGAGCTCGTACCCAGATCACCAAGAGGAAGCGCATGTCCTTAGTGAAGGAGAAGAAGGCAGCTCAAACTCTCAGTGCCATCCTCTTTGCTTTCATCATCACATGGACACCTTACAATATCATGGTGCTGATCAATGCCTTCTGTAAGGTCTGCATCCCGGAGACCCTGTGGGCAGTTGGATACTGGCTGTGCTATGTCAACAGCACAGTGAACCCCATGTGCTATGCACTGTGCAACAAGACTTTCCGCACAACCTTTAAGATGATACTGTTGTGCCGATGGGACCAGAAAAAAAGGAGGAAGCAGCAGTTCCAGCAGAGGCAGTCAGTGGTCTTCCACAGGAGGATTCCCAGGGAGTCCATGTAA